One segment of Nocardioides sp. QY071 DNA contains the following:
- a CDS encoding antitoxin produces the protein MGFLDDAKDKLSDAVDSQGDKIGDAVDKAADFASDKTGGKFDDKIDLGADKAKDALDSLDGQNDDIS, from the coding sequence GTGGGCTTTCTCGATGACGCCAAGGACAAGCTGAGCGACGCGGTCGACAGCCAGGGCGACAAGATCGGCGACGCGGTGGACAAGGCCGCCGACTTCGCCTCCGACAAGACCGGCGGCAAGTTCGACGACAAGATCGACCTGGGCGCCGACAAGGCCAAGGACGCCCTCGACTCGCTCGACGGCCAGAACGACGACATCAGCTGA
- a CDS encoding SDR family NAD(P)-dependent oxidoreductase: MTRTTAVVTGAGRGIGLALAHHLARAGHQVVLTDLDGAAASRAAEEVGRGAVGIAQDVRDVASHTAVAKTAAGLGPLSVWVNNAGVLFAGPAWEQSDDELTTILDVNVRGVMAGSAAAVRTMGPAGGGILNIASISALTPVPGLALYAATKAAVLSYTTSLQGDLRHAGLPIRARALCPDVVGTAMVTDHALDPGAAMLFSGPRPLEADAVARAGLALLDSRQVFRVVPRWRGALVRGIDAAPAAGLPVLGVMRRLGDRRQSHS; encoded by the coding sequence ATGACCCGGACCACCGCAGTCGTCACCGGAGCCGGGCGCGGCATCGGCCTCGCGCTCGCCCACCACCTCGCCCGAGCGGGACACCAGGTGGTGCTCACCGACCTGGACGGCGCGGCCGCCTCACGCGCCGCGGAGGAGGTGGGGCGCGGAGCCGTCGGGATCGCCCAGGACGTGCGCGACGTCGCCTCCCACACGGCCGTCGCGAAGACCGCGGCCGGGCTCGGCCCGCTCTCGGTCTGGGTCAACAACGCGGGCGTGCTGTTCGCTGGACCCGCGTGGGAGCAGTCGGACGACGAGCTGACCACGATCCTCGACGTCAACGTGCGCGGCGTGATGGCCGGCTCGGCCGCCGCCGTACGGACCATGGGACCTGCCGGCGGCGGCATCCTCAACATCGCCTCCATCTCGGCGCTCACGCCGGTGCCCGGCCTCGCGCTGTACGCCGCCACCAAGGCCGCAGTGCTGTCGTACACGACCTCGCTGCAGGGCGACCTGCGGCACGCCGGCCTCCCGATCCGCGCCCGCGCGCTGTGCCCCGACGTCGTCGGCACCGCGATGGTGACCGACCACGCGTTGGACCCGGGCGCCGCGATGCTGTTCTCCGGGCCCCGCCCGCTCGAGGCGGACGCGGTCGCCCGCGCCGGCCTCGCCCTGCTCGACAGCCGCCAGGTGTTTCGCGTCGTCCCGCGCTGGCGCGGCGCGCTGGTCCGCGGCATCGACGCCGCACCCGCCGCCGGCCTGCCCGTGCTCGGCGTGATGCGCCGCCTCGGCGACCGTCGCCAATCGCACTCCTGA
- a CDS encoding NAD(P)/FAD-dependent oxidoreductase has translation MSTAVVVGSGPNGLAAAIRLAQAGLAVTVVEAHDRPGGGTRTSELTLPGLLHDDCAAFHPTGVASPFFASLGLERHGLRWLWPEVDLAHPLDDGRAGIAARDMSLSVESLGEDGDRWRRVFGPIVRHFDDLIAEVFQPVVHLPRHPVTLGRFGAKALLPATWTTARFRDDPARALFMGVAAHAFGRLDTPLSGSVGLMLTGTAHAVGWPVAEGGTESITRALLAELASYGGRVVTGVRVTSLDQLRELVGSPPDVVMLDTAPAGVLEIVGDRLPARVRRALARYSYGPAAFKVDLAVEGDIPWTNEACRRAGTLHLGGTAEQVAAIEKGTVRGRMADQPFVLLGQQYLVDPSRSSGSANPVYAYAHVPHGYCGDATEAVLGQIERFAPGFRERVLAVATRGPAEWEAYDANYVGGDISAGANTARQIAFRPRPALDPYALGVPGVYLCSSATPPGAGVHGMGGFHAAEAALARLR, from the coding sequence ATGAGCACCGCCGTCGTCGTGGGCAGCGGACCCAACGGGCTCGCTGCCGCGATCCGCCTGGCCCAGGCCGGTCTCGCCGTCACGGTGGTGGAGGCGCACGACCGGCCGGGCGGCGGGACCCGGACCAGCGAGCTGACGCTGCCGGGCCTGCTCCACGACGACTGCGCCGCCTTCCACCCCACCGGCGTCGCGTCCCCGTTCTTCGCCTCGCTCGGCCTGGAGCGGCACGGCCTGCGCTGGCTCTGGCCCGAGGTCGACCTCGCCCACCCGCTGGACGACGGCCGGGCCGGGATCGCGGCGCGGGACATGTCCTTGTCGGTGGAGTCGCTGGGCGAGGACGGTGACCGGTGGCGGCGGGTCTTCGGCCCCATCGTGCGGCACTTCGACGACCTGATCGCCGAGGTCTTCCAACCGGTCGTCCACCTCCCCCGGCACCCCGTCACCCTCGGCCGGTTCGGGGCGAAGGCGCTGCTGCCGGCCACCTGGACCACGGCCCGGTTCCGCGACGACCCGGCCCGGGCGCTGTTCATGGGCGTCGCCGCGCACGCCTTCGGGCGGCTCGACACCCCGCTGAGCGGGTCCGTCGGGCTGATGCTGACCGGCACCGCCCATGCCGTCGGGTGGCCGGTCGCCGAGGGCGGCACGGAGTCGATCACGCGGGCGCTGCTGGCCGAGCTGGCGTCGTACGGCGGGCGCGTGGTGACCGGCGTCCGGGTCACCTCGCTCGACCAGCTGCGCGAGCTCGTGGGGTCCCCGCCGGACGTGGTCATGCTCGACACGGCACCGGCCGGCGTACTCGAGATCGTGGGTGACCGGTTGCCCGCCCGGGTGCGGCGCGCGCTGGCCCGCTACTCCTACGGGCCGGCGGCGTTCAAGGTCGACCTCGCGGTCGAGGGCGACATCCCGTGGACCAACGAGGCCTGCCGTCGCGCCGGGACCCTCCACCTCGGCGGCACCGCGGAGCAGGTCGCCGCGATCGAGAAGGGCACCGTGCGCGGGCGGATGGCCGACCAGCCGTTCGTGCTGCTCGGCCAGCAGTACCTCGTCGACCCGTCGCGCTCGTCGGGCTCGGCGAACCCGGTCTACGCCTACGCGCACGTCCCTCACGGCTACTGCGGCGACGCGACCGAGGCGGTGCTCGGACAGATCGAGCGGTTCGCCCCCGGCTTCCGCGAGCGGGTGCTGGCGGTCGCGACCCGCGGGCCCGCCGAGTGGGAGGCCTACGACGCCAACTACGTCGGGGGCGACATCTCCGCCGGCGCGAACACCGCACGGCAGATCGCGTTCCGGCCGCGTCCGGCGCTGGATCCCTACGCCCTGGGGGTTCCCGGGGTCTACCTGTGCTCCTCGGCCACACCTCCCGGCGCCGGGGTGCACGGGATGGGCGGATTCCACGCGGCCGAGGCGGCGCTCGCGCGACTGCGCTGA
- a CDS encoding antitoxin has protein sequence MDRLKGAKDTVTEKVGEAVDKHGDKIESGLDKAAGFVDDKTGGKYHDKIEGATGKAKDALGKLENDGPDAEPPGSDTPPSP, from the coding sequence ATGGACAGGCTGAAGGGCGCCAAGGACACGGTCACCGAGAAGGTCGGCGAGGCGGTCGACAAGCACGGCGACAAGATCGAGTCCGGTCTCGACAAGGCGGCGGGCTTCGTGGACGACAAGACCGGCGGCAAGTACCACGACAAGATCGAGGGCGCGACCGGCAAGGCCAAGGACGCGCTCGGCAAGTTGGAGAACGACGGCCCGGACGCCGAGCCGCCTGGCAGCGACACTCCGCCGTCTCCCTGA
- the miaB gene encoding tRNA (N6-isopentenyl adenosine(37)-C2)-methylthiotransferase MiaB produces MSATAEQPRTYEVRTYGCQMNVHDSERLSGLLEDAGYRAAPDGEQADVVVFNTCAVRENADNRLYGNLGHLAPVKAKRPGMQIAVGGCMAQKDRDTVVKRAPWVDVVFGTHNIGSLPALLDRARSQQEAQVEILESLDVFPSTLPTKRESAYAAWVSVSVGCNNTCTFCIVPSLRGKEKDRRPGEILAEIEALVAEGVSEITLLGQNVNAYGVEFGDRQAFSKLLRACGDIEGLERVRFTSPHPAEFTDDVIEAMAQTPNVMPSLHMPLQSGSSKVLKDMRRSYRQERFLGIIERVRAALPDAAITTDIIVGFPGETEEDFQETLKVVREARFAGAFTFQYSKRPGTPAATLPDQVDQAEVTDRYNRLVEVVNEITWDENKRLVGRELELMVAEGEGRKDAETHRLSGRAPDNRLVHFEADFSQVDGEPRPGDMVTVEVTYAAPHHLVADGPVRALRRTRSGDAWERRTASPAAPTGVGLGMPSIGVPAPLPDAPVCG; encoded by the coding sequence ATGAGCGCCACCGCAGAACAGCCGAGGACCTACGAGGTCCGCACCTACGGGTGCCAGATGAACGTCCACGACTCCGAGCGCCTCTCGGGACTCCTCGAGGACGCCGGCTACCGGGCTGCGCCCGATGGTGAGCAGGCCGACGTGGTCGTGTTCAACACCTGCGCGGTGCGCGAGAACGCCGACAACCGGCTCTACGGCAACCTCGGTCACCTCGCGCCGGTCAAGGCGAAGCGCCCCGGCATGCAGATCGCCGTGGGCGGCTGCATGGCGCAGAAGGACCGCGACACGGTCGTGAAGCGGGCGCCGTGGGTCGATGTCGTGTTCGGCACCCACAACATCGGCTCCCTGCCGGCGCTGCTCGACCGGGCGCGCAGCCAGCAGGAGGCGCAGGTCGAGATCCTCGAGTCGCTCGACGTCTTCCCGTCGACCCTGCCGACCAAGCGCGAGTCGGCGTACGCCGCGTGGGTGTCGGTGAGCGTCGGCTGCAACAACACCTGCACGTTCTGCATCGTGCCGAGCCTGCGCGGCAAGGAGAAGGACCGCCGGCCGGGCGAGATCCTGGCCGAGATCGAGGCTCTGGTCGCCGAGGGCGTCTCCGAGATCACGCTGCTGGGCCAGAACGTCAACGCGTACGGCGTGGAGTTCGGCGACCGGCAGGCGTTCTCCAAGCTGCTGCGCGCGTGCGGCGACATCGAGGGCCTCGAGCGGGTCCGGTTCACCAGCCCGCACCCGGCCGAGTTCACCGACGACGTCATCGAGGCGATGGCCCAGACGCCGAACGTGATGCCGAGCCTGCACATGCCGCTGCAGTCCGGCTCCTCGAAGGTCCTCAAGGACATGCGCCGCTCCTACCGCCAGGAGAGGTTCCTCGGGATCATCGAGCGGGTGCGCGCTGCGCTCCCCGACGCCGCGATCACCACCGACATCATCGTCGGCTTCCCCGGCGAGACCGAGGAGGACTTCCAGGAGACCCTCAAGGTCGTCCGGGAGGCCAGGTTCGCCGGCGCGTTCACGTTCCAGTACTCCAAGCGCCCCGGCACCCCGGCCGCCACCCTGCCCGACCAGGTGGACCAGGCCGAGGTCACCGACCGCTACAACCGCCTCGTCGAGGTGGTCAACGAGATCACCTGGGACGAGAACAAGCGTCTCGTCGGCCGCGAGCTCGAGCTGATGGTCGCCGAGGGCGAGGGCCGCAAGGACGCCGAGACCCACCGGCTCTCCGGCCGCGCGCCCGACAACCGCCTGGTCCACTTCGAGGCCGACTTCTCGCAGGTCGACGGGGAGCCACGGCCCGGTGACATGGTCACCGTCGAGGTCACGTACGCCGCCCCGCACCACCTCGTCGCTGACGGCCCGGTCCGCGCGCTGCGTCGTACCCGCTCGGGTGACGCGTGGGAGCGGCGGACCGCCTCTCCTGCCGCACCCACCGGTGTCGGCCTCGGCATGCCCTCGATCGGCGTGCCGGCACCGCTGCCCGACGCGCCCGTGTGCGGGTGA
- the miaA gene encoding tRNA (adenosine(37)-N6)-dimethylallyltransferase MiaA: MPGTSTTPPIVAIVGPTASGKTSLSLDLAEVLGGEVVNTDAMQVYRGMDIGTAKLALAERRGIPHHLLDTLDVRDPATVAEFQGWARAAIADLRSRGATPVLVGGSALYTRAILDRFEFPGTDPAVRTRLEAELAEVGSPVLHARLRGLDPVAAERIEVENGRRVVRALEVIEITGAPFSANLPVQEYVDPHTVQLGVSIDREVLDERIAARVRQMFDDGLLDEVARLLDEGLAEGRTAALAIGYRQAIAVLAGEMSVEDAIERTAVATRQFARRQLAWWRNDPRITWLPYDDPERVAKALAVVRAV; this comes from the coding sequence ATGCCGGGAACGTCCACCACGCCTCCGATCGTCGCGATCGTCGGGCCGACGGCCAGCGGCAAGACGTCGCTCTCCCTCGACCTGGCCGAGGTGCTGGGCGGCGAGGTGGTGAACACCGACGCGATGCAGGTCTACCGCGGCATGGACATCGGCACGGCGAAGCTGGCGCTCGCCGAGCGCCGCGGGATCCCCCACCACCTGCTCGACACCCTCGACGTCCGCGACCCCGCCACCGTCGCGGAGTTCCAGGGCTGGGCGCGCGCGGCCATCGCCGACCTCAGGAGCCGGGGCGCCACGCCGGTCCTGGTCGGCGGGTCCGCGCTCTACACGCGGGCGATCCTCGACCGGTTCGAGTTCCCCGGCACCGATCCCGCCGTCAGGACGCGGCTCGAGGCCGAGCTCGCCGAGGTCGGCAGCCCGGTGCTCCACGCCCGGCTGCGCGGGCTCGACCCGGTCGCCGCCGAGCGGATCGAGGTCGAGAACGGCCGTCGTGTCGTGCGCGCCCTCGAGGTCATCGAGATCACCGGCGCCCCGTTCAGCGCGAACCTCCCCGTCCAGGAGTACGTCGACCCGCACACCGTCCAGCTCGGCGTCTCCATCGACCGCGAGGTCCTCGACGAGCGGATCGCCGCCCGCGTGCGGCAGATGTTCGACGACGGCCTGCTCGACGAGGTCGCCCGGCTGCTCGACGAGGGCCTCGCCGAGGGACGCACTGCCGCGCTCGCCATCGGCTACCGGCAGGCGATCGCGGTCCTCGCCGGCGAGATGTCGGTCGAGGACGCGATCGAGCGGACCGCCGTCGCCACTCGGCAGTTCGCCCGCCGCCAGCTCGCGTGGTGGCGCAACGACCCGCGGATCACCTGGCTGCCGTACGACGACCCGGAGCGGGTGGCGAAGGCGCTCGCCGTCGTACGTGCCGTCTGA
- a CDS encoding NUDIX domain-containing protein, whose amino-acid sequence MTDPATGKSRFAVVPASYVFLLRQAGGGADTEVLLQLRQNTGYMDGFWAAAAAGHVERGETAEVAARREALEEIAVDDLDLTFVTAMQRTAHDLPIDERIDFFFTARAWSGEPRIVEPAKCADLRWFPLSALPDPVVPHEAVVLAGLRAGDLPPLSNHGF is encoded by the coding sequence GTGACGGACCCCGCGACCGGGAAGAGCCGGTTCGCCGTCGTCCCCGCCTCCTACGTCTTCCTCCTGCGGCAGGCCGGTGGCGGCGCGGACACCGAGGTGCTCCTGCAATTGCGGCAGAACACCGGCTACATGGACGGTTTCTGGGCCGCCGCCGCGGCCGGACACGTCGAGCGCGGCGAGACCGCCGAGGTCGCCGCCCGCCGCGAGGCGCTCGAGGAGATCGCCGTCGACGACCTCGACCTCACCTTCGTGACGGCGATGCAGCGCACGGCCCACGACCTGCCGATCGACGAGCGCATCGACTTCTTCTTCACCGCCCGCGCCTGGAGCGGCGAGCCGCGCATCGTCGAGCCCGCCAAGTGCGCGGACCTGCGCTGGTTCCCGCTGTCCGCGCTGCCGGACCCCGTCGTGCCCCACGAGGCGGTCGTCCTCGCCGGGTTGCGCGCCGGCGACCTGCCGCCGCTGAGCAACCACGGCTTCTGA
- a CDS encoding glucose 1-dehydrogenase: protein MNQRFTDRTAIVTGAAGGIGLAIARTLAAGGANVVVADLDEAAAKSAADILPRATAVACDVRDEDQVQALVATAVATYGGLHLMVPNAGVAGVAPIIAMDLAEWRRVTSVNLDGVFLSIRYAAPAIIASGGGSIVTVASVTATAGTPLVGAYAAAKAGVVNLTKTAATELRDHGVRVNAVLPGFVETPLVTGQVASFESILGLPEGGFAGLIAQKQGRFGTVEEVANAVAFLASDEASFCSGSGLVLDGGLDAGLF, encoded by the coding sequence ATGAACCAGCGCTTCACCGACCGCACCGCGATCGTCACCGGAGCCGCCGGCGGCATCGGCCTGGCCATCGCCCGCACCCTCGCCGCGGGCGGCGCGAACGTCGTCGTCGCCGACCTCGACGAGGCGGCCGCCAAGTCCGCCGCCGACATCCTGCCCCGGGCGACCGCCGTGGCCTGCGACGTCCGCGACGAGGACCAGGTCCAGGCGCTGGTCGCCACGGCCGTGGCGACGTACGGCGGACTGCACCTCATGGTGCCCAACGCCGGCGTCGCGGGCGTCGCGCCGATCATCGCGATGGACCTGGCCGAGTGGCGCCGCGTGACGTCGGTGAACCTCGACGGCGTCTTCCTCTCGATCCGGTACGCCGCCCCCGCGATCATCGCCAGCGGCGGCGGCAGCATCGTCACCGTCGCCTCGGTCACCGCCACCGCCGGCACCCCGCTCGTCGGTGCGTACGCCGCCGCCAAGGCCGGCGTCGTCAACCTGACCAAGACCGCGGCCACCGAGCTGCGCGACCACGGCGTCCGCGTCAACGCCGTGCTGCCCGGCTTCGTCGAGACCCCGCTGGTCACCGGCCAGGTGGCGTCCTTCGAGTCGATCCTCGGGCTGCCCGAGGGCGGGTTCGCCGGCCTCATCGCCCAGAAGCAGGGCCGGTTCGGCACGGTCGAGGAGGTCGCGAACGCGGTCGCCTTCCTGGCCAGCGACGAGGCGAGCTTCTGCAGTGGCAGCGGGCTGGTGCTCGACGGCGGGCTGGACGCCGGGCTGTTCTGA
- a CDS encoding peptidase E encodes MAADAPTIVATSGGVVPGARTRWSVGPLTTYAVDLAGVEGRAPRVCFLATACGDQPAVVRDFYDMAQEAGFHGNHLSLFTMPNVDDVREHLLSQDVIWVWGGSVAGLLAMWDLHGVGDVMREAWEAGVVLTGVSAGSICWHSGGTTDSFGPDLRPVTNGLGLVPWSNGVHYDSEEQRRPLFQQLIADGTLPAGYATDDGVGLHYRGTDLVEALTEKADKAAYLVERGPDGTAVETRLDTRLLRG; translated from the coding sequence GTGGCTGCGGACGCTCCCACCATCGTCGCGACCTCGGGCGGGGTCGTGCCCGGCGCACGAACCAGGTGGTCGGTCGGCCCGCTGACGACGTACGCCGTCGACCTGGCCGGCGTCGAGGGCCGCGCGCCCCGCGTGTGCTTCCTCGCCACGGCCTGCGGTGACCAGCCCGCGGTGGTCCGCGACTTCTACGACATGGCGCAGGAGGCCGGCTTCCACGGCAACCACCTGTCGCTGTTCACCATGCCCAACGTGGACGACGTCCGAGAGCACCTGCTCTCGCAGGACGTGATCTGGGTCTGGGGCGGCAGCGTGGCCGGCCTGCTGGCGATGTGGGACCTGCACGGTGTTGGCGACGTGATGCGCGAGGCGTGGGAGGCCGGCGTCGTGCTCACCGGCGTGTCCGCCGGGTCGATCTGCTGGCACAGCGGCGGCACCACCGACTCGTTCGGCCCCGACCTGCGCCCGGTCACCAACGGGCTCGGGCTGGTGCCGTGGTCCAACGGCGTCCACTACGACTCCGAGGAGCAGCGCCGCCCGCTGTTCCAGCAGCTCATCGCCGACGGCACGCTGCCGGCCGGCTACGCCACCGACGACGGCGTCGGGCTGCACTACCGCGGCACCGACCTGGTCGAGGCGCTGACGGAGAAGGCCGACAAGGCGGCGTACCTGGTCGAGCGGGGTCCCGACGGCACGGCCGTCGAGACCCGGCTCGACACCCGGCTGCTACGCGGGTGA
- a CDS encoding AMP-binding protein — MTLDHLPWHRPAAYDDRPCVRDERTELTYRAFAERVDAAAEHLAARGVGRGSVVAVMLPNRVELLVTIMAAWRLGAAATPVNPTFTATEADHQVSDSGAVVVVDDDFVADLPTTPSGALPPADTRPGDLALLVYTSGSTGRPKGVMLDHGNVEAMITGMGEAIGIGAEDHCLLVLPLFHVNAICVSFLTPMSAGAQLSVLQRFHPVEFLQAIETLRPTYFSAVPTIYSHLVALPAEVQPDTSSVRFAICGAAPAPPELFAAVEQRFGFPLVEGYGLSEGTCASTCNPVDGLRKPGTVGPALPGQLVAIMAPDGTLVPNGERGEVVIKGANVMRGYLNRPEATAETLGDGWLHTGDVGILDEDGYLRIVDRIKDMIIRGGENIYPKEIENVLHAAPEVLEAAVVGGPDPVYGEVVVAFVSAQPDRTVDVDALLVRCRSELAKIKVPVALHVLDALPKNPVGKIDKPALRARLSGA; from the coding sequence ATGACCCTGGACCACCTGCCCTGGCACCGCCCGGCGGCGTACGACGACCGCCCCTGCGTCCGCGACGAGCGGACCGAGCTCACCTACCGCGCCTTCGCCGAGCGGGTGGACGCCGCCGCCGAGCACCTCGCCGCCCGGGGCGTGGGCCGTGGCTCGGTCGTCGCCGTCATGCTCCCCAACCGCGTCGAGCTGCTGGTGACGATCATGGCCGCCTGGCGGCTCGGCGCCGCCGCGACGCCGGTCAACCCGACGTTCACCGCGACCGAGGCGGACCACCAGGTCAGCGACTCGGGCGCCGTCGTGGTGGTCGACGACGACTTCGTCGCGGACCTGCCCACGACGCCCAGCGGTGCCCTGCCCCCGGCGGACACGCGGCCCGGCGACCTGGCGCTGCTCGTCTACACGAGCGGATCGACCGGGCGCCCCAAGGGCGTGATGCTCGACCACGGCAACGTCGAGGCGATGATCACCGGCATGGGCGAGGCGATCGGCATCGGCGCCGAGGACCATTGCCTGCTGGTGCTGCCGCTGTTCCACGTGAACGCGATCTGCGTCAGCTTCCTGACCCCGATGTCGGCGGGCGCGCAGCTCTCGGTGCTGCAGCGCTTCCACCCGGTCGAGTTCCTCCAGGCGATCGAGACCCTGCGGCCGACGTACTTCTCCGCGGTGCCGACGATCTACTCCCACCTGGTCGCCCTGCCGGCCGAGGTCCAGCCCGACACGAGCTCGGTCCGGTTCGCGATCTGCGGTGCGGCGCCCGCGCCGCCGGAGCTGTTCGCGGCCGTGGAGCAGAGGTTCGGGTTCCCGCTGGTCGAGGGGTACGGCCTCTCCGAGGGCACCTGCGCCTCGACCTGCAACCCGGTCGACGGCCTGCGCAAGCCCGGCACCGTCGGCCCGGCGCTGCCCGGTCAGCTGGTCGCGATCATGGCGCCGGACGGCACGCTGGTCCCGAACGGGGAGCGCGGCGAGGTCGTGATCAAGGGCGCGAACGTGATGCGTGGCTACCTCAACCGGCCCGAGGCCACGGCCGAGACGCTCGGCGACGGCTGGCTGCACACCGGCGACGTCGGGATCCTCGACGAGGACGGCTACCTGCGGATCGTGGACCGGATCAAGGACATGATCATCCGGGGCGGGGAGAACATCTACCCGAAGGAGATCGAGAACGTCCTCCACGCGGCGCCCGAGGTCCTCGAGGCGGCCGTGGTCGGCGGCCCCGACCCGGTGTACGGCGAGGTGGTGGTCGCCTTCGTGTCCGCGCAGCCCGACCGGACCGTCGACGTGGACGCGCTGCTCGTGCGCTGCCGGTCCGAGCTGGCGAAGATCAAGGTTCCGGTGGCGCTCCACGTGCTGGATGCTCTTCCCAAGAACCCCGTCGGAAAGATCGACAAGCCCGCGCTGCGGGCCCGACTGAGCGGAGCCTGA
- a CDS encoding DUF3556 domain-containing protein → MGFLKPAPEPMPPAEFLALPFQERIRVLSTNWVTEGFNTPRMLHVVYILKMLGLYFAVGLAITSWTTDHVAFSDPGTWFDNVVVYQKLAVWLMLLEVIGLGGAFGPLCGHFVPMLGNIRYWLRPGTIRMAPWGRHVPGTGGDERTVLDVVLYVAVLASLVYPLVVHADAVPFVPAGTGPQELVPPLAFLPILVTMPLMGLRDKVVFLAARSEQYLPIMLFSATLGALALRDGASGADFVNLVVAFKIIICIVWIGAGVSKIGEHFINVVPPMVSNSPGQLNLVKRLHYRNAPGDLRPSRLAWFMAHVGGTTVEIIIPVVLLLTTDDTVAMLGAVAMLVFHIFITSTFPLAVPLEWNVYFGYIAIVLWGGFGDGFAASTYNIWDFSEPLLLLPIFALLLFGPILGNLRPDLVSFLPSMRQYAGNWASAVWAMRPGVEQRLNELLLVETQNDQLQRMPGMTYTADEAEMTVQKALAWRSMHSQGRGLFSVLIENLDDLETRDVREGEFMCNILVGWNFGDGHLHDERLVAAVQKRLGLEPGDLVVAYCESQATPWRASRPQEYRVIDAALGVVERGTWDVRDCVKEQPWLPNGPVPLQVGWTAPGYRRKDAVS, encoded by the coding sequence ATGGGATTCCTCAAGCCCGCACCGGAGCCGATGCCCCCGGCCGAGTTCCTCGCGCTGCCGTTCCAGGAGCGGATCCGGGTGCTCAGCACCAACTGGGTGACCGAGGGCTTCAACACCCCGCGGATGCTGCATGTCGTCTACATCCTCAAGATGCTCGGCCTCTACTTCGCCGTCGGCCTTGCCATCACGTCGTGGACGACCGACCACGTGGCGTTCTCCGACCCGGGCACCTGGTTCGACAACGTCGTGGTCTACCAGAAGCTCGCGGTCTGGCTGATGCTGCTCGAGGTGATCGGCCTCGGCGGCGCGTTCGGCCCGCTGTGCGGCCACTTCGTGCCGATGCTCGGCAACATCCGCTACTGGCTGCGCCCCGGCACGATCCGGATGGCCCCGTGGGGCCGGCACGTGCCCGGCACGGGCGGTGACGAGCGCACCGTCCTCGACGTCGTCCTGTACGTCGCCGTGCTGGCCAGCCTCGTCTACCCGCTCGTCGTGCACGCCGACGCCGTGCCGTTCGTGCCGGCGGGGACCGGGCCGCAGGAGCTGGTCCCGCCCCTGGCGTTCCTGCCGATCCTGGTGACGATGCCGCTGATGGGCCTGCGCGACAAGGTCGTGTTCCTGGCCGCACGCTCCGAGCAGTACCTGCCCATCATGCTGTTCTCCGCCACGCTCGGCGCGCTGGCGCTGCGCGACGGCGCGAGCGGCGCCGACTTCGTCAACCTGGTCGTCGCCTTCAAGATCATCATCTGCATCGTGTGGATCGGCGCCGGCGTCTCCAAGATCGGCGAGCACTTCATCAACGTCGTCCCGCCGATGGTGTCCAACAGCCCGGGACAGCTGAACCTCGTCAAGAGGCTGCACTACCGCAACGCACCCGGCGACCTCCGACCCTCGCGGCTCGCGTGGTTCATGGCCCACGTGGGCGGCACCACGGTCGAGATCATCATCCCGGTGGTCCTGCTCCTCACCACCGACGACACGGTCGCGATGCTGGGCGCGGTGGCCATGCTGGTGTTCCACATCTTCATCACCTCGACGTTCCCGCTCGCCGTACCGCTGGAGTGGAACGTCTACTTCGGCTACATCGCGATCGTGCTCTGGGGCGGCTTCGGCGACGGCTTCGCCGCGTCGACGTACAACATCTGGGACTTCTCCGAGCCCCTGCTCCTGCTCCCGATCTTCGCGCTGCTGCTGTTCGGCCCGATCCTCGGCAACCTGCGGCCCGACCTGGTGTCCTTCCTGCCGTCGATGCGGCAGTACGCCGGCAACTGGGCCTCCGCGGTCTGGGCGATGAGGCCCGGAGTCGAGCAGCGGCTCAACGAGCTGCTGCTCGTGGAGACCCAGAACGACCAGCTGCAGCGGATGCCCGGCATGACCTACACCGCCGACGAGGCCGAGATGACGGTGCAGAAGGCTCTGGCCTGGCGCTCGATGCACAGCCAGGGACGCGGCCTGTTCTCGGTGCTGATCGAGAACCTCGACGACCTCGAGACCCGCGACGTGCGCGAGGGCGAGTTCATGTGCAACATCCTGGTCGGCTGGAACTTCGGCGACGGCCACCTGCACGACGAGCGGCTGGTCGCCGCCGTGCAGAAGCGACTGGGGCTGGAGCCCGGCGACCTCGTCGTCGCCTACTGCGAGTCGCAGGCGACGCCGTGGCGCGCGTCGCGTCCGCAGGAGTACCGAGTCATCGACGCCGCCCTCGGTGTCGTCGAGCGCGGTACCTGGGACGTGCGCGACTGCGTGAAGGAGCAGCCGTGGCTGCCCAACGGACCGGTTCCGTTGCAGGTCGGCTGGACCGCCCCCGGCTATCGCCGCAAGGATGCGGTGTCGTGA